Part of the uncultured Desulfobacter sp. genome, CTATTGGTCTCTCAGTAGGAAATATGCATAAACAAGTTTTGTGCCGTTGGTTCAAGTAAAAGCCTTGCCGTTAACTTTATGACATTGAGTATTAATTAGTATACATATTTATTGGGGTGAATAAATTGAAAAATGAAACCTTAAATCAGGAATACCAAAAAGACAACCTCTTATTTTTACGAAGATATCTAAGAATGACACAGAAAAATTTTATAAAACAATATTTTTCAGATGAAAACGGCGAAGCATTGATCAGCATTTCAACGTTGTCTAATCTTGAGTCAAAGGGGGGTGCAAGGCTGGATAACGTTATAAACACTGTTGCTGAAAAGCTGAATATAGACCCTTCTGCATTTAATATTCACCCGGATAACTTTGTGAAAAACATTGATGTATTTGTACGGGAGAAGAACGAAGGCCCATCTATGTCGGAGGCGCCACTTGGTACAAAGAGCAATGTCGGAATATTAATTCACGAATTGACAAACTATTTTGCAGATCAAATTTTTACGGGCAAGCTTCGTCCAGGTGACAAAATTGAATCTGACAGAGCTTTGGCGAAAAAGTTTAACGTTGGTCGAACCGCTATACGTGAAACCTTGAAAGTACTCAATGTACTCGGACTTATTGATATTCGGCCTGGACAAGGTTCTTTTATTTGTAAGGATGGTTCAAATTTCTTTATTATTCCGCTTTCATGGTCAATATTTCTTGATTCTGAAAAAATTGACAGCATTCTTGTTGTTCGTGATATGCTGGAAATTAAGGCGGCAGAGTTAGCAGCTATATCTGCTGCTGACGGCGAACATTTATATGACTTGACAAATGTTTCTTATGCAATGCACACGGCATATGTAGAACAAAATTTCAGGGACTTTCTTGATCTTGATTTAAAATTTCATGAGGCAGTTTCCCGTTGTTCGAAAAATTCGATTATTTTTAATCTTTCACAAACAATCAGTAACCTCATTCGTCGTGTAAGCAGTACGGGTATGGTGAATATTGAACAGTTAACTCATATTTACAACGAACATCAGCAGATATACGGATTTATTATAGCGCATGACAGTGTTGCGGCCGGTGAAGCGATGAAAAAGCACTTGGAACAATCCCGCCAGAGATATGACTATAACCTGTAAAGAATCACCTATCCCATTTCTTCAATGATGAACCTGCGCTAATTGAAAGTTGGTTCATCTTCTCATGTCACATTAACGATTCATAGATGGGGTTCTTTAACCGCTTAGGTTTCTATCAAACTGT contains:
- a CDS encoding FCD domain-containing protein, which codes for MTQKNFIKQYFSDENGEALISISTLSNLESKGGARLDNVINTVAEKLNIDPSAFNIHPDNFVKNIDVFVREKNEGPSMSEAPLGTKSNVGILIHELTNYFADQIFTGKLRPGDKIESDRALAKKFNVGRTAIRETLKVLNVLGLIDIRPGQGSFICKDGSNFFIIPLSWSIFLDSEKIDSILVVRDMLEIKAAELAAISAADGEHLYDLTNVSYAMHTAYVEQNFRDFLDLDLKFHEAVSRCSKNSIIFNLSQTISNLIRRVSSTGMVNIEQLTHIYNEHQQIYGFIIAHDSVAAGEAMKKHLEQSRQRYDYNL